The following proteins are co-located in the Flectobacillus major DSM 103 genome:
- a CDS encoding OmpA family protein — protein MILYFAHLLLLKADLRKIPLFLIFSLISKLAIGQNYTTNIQIKGLVIDASTQQPIVATLQWAYLSSESPTWSRAINNGVNGWFLIATKPQSITLKVQATGYHTISINLALNNLKYSELLYIIPLVKLIEHQSNKVFAQSTTKSGKVEQTPITSKGKSIRHILTAVDGITHKPIEAAFRLIQTNTGKVYEYQTSLQRKEVSIQFTEHDILAVEVASPNYQPFYGNLIIDKLDNLTHHDTISLIKTPVFFNAITSTNQPKAEVYLSKLSPSGNDLTTKIPSQHPIHYGLLELNEWYKVKVCTGQDTVYHTFQATAGMNQYVVESVPSLDTLPTITEPQKFILYFEQSNFLLKPESQIILHQIIQQAAAQPNLNIEIFGHTDNVGNYNSNLYLSEVRAMYVQNAFFAKGITETRIKKIAMGSKKPIANNNNETEKGLNRRVEVYLYPTTKK, from the coding sequence ATGATATTGTATTTTGCTCACTTACTGTTGTTGAAAGCTGATTTAAGGAAAATACCTCTTTTCTTGATATTTTCTTTGATTAGTAAACTGGCTATAGGACAAAATTATACAACCAACATACAAATAAAAGGCTTGGTGATAGATGCCTCTACCCAACAGCCCATCGTAGCTACGCTCCAATGGGCATATCTTTCATCAGAAAGTCCTACGTGGAGCCGAGCTATCAACAATGGGGTAAATGGCTGGTTTTTGATAGCAACTAAACCACAGAGCATCACCCTCAAAGTACAAGCTACTGGTTATCATACCATTAGCATCAATTTAGCTCTTAACAACCTCAAGTATTCCGAACTCCTTTATATAATACCTTTAGTAAAGCTTATCGAGCACCAAAGTAACAAGGTGTTTGCTCAATCTACCACCAAGTCGGGGAAAGTTGAACAGACACCTATTACTTCCAAAGGTAAATCAATTAGGCATATCCTTACCGCAGTAGACGGAATTACGCATAAACCTATTGAAGCGGCTTTTAGGCTGATTCAAACCAACACTGGAAAAGTATATGAATACCAAACTTCTTTACAAAGAAAAGAGGTCTCTATTCAATTTACTGAACATGATATTTTGGCCGTCGAAGTGGCTTCGCCCAATTATCAACCTTTTTATGGTAATCTCATTATTGATAAACTCGACAACCTGACGCATCATGACACTATTTCATTGATAAAAACACCTGTGTTTTTTAATGCTATTACCAGTACTAATCAGCCGAAAGCAGAAGTATATCTTTCCAAACTCTCTCCTTCTGGCAATGATTTAACAACCAAAATACCATCGCAGCATCCAATACATTATGGCCTATTAGAACTCAATGAGTGGTATAAAGTTAAAGTATGTACTGGGCAAGATACCGTTTATCATACATTTCAAGCTACGGCAGGAATGAATCAATATGTAGTAGAATCAGTACCTAGCCTCGACACACTTCCTACTATCACAGAACCCCAAAAGTTTATCCTCTATTTTGAGCAAAGCAACTTTTTGCTCAAACCCGAATCTCAGATAATTTTACATCAAATTATTCAACAAGCTGCAGCTCAGCCAAATCTTAATATCGAAATTTTTGGACACACCGATAATGTAGGTAATTATAATTCCAATCTCTATTTGTCTGAAGTAAGGGCGATGTATGTTCAAAATGCCTTTTTTGCTAAAGGAATTACAGAAACTCGAATCAAAAAAATAGCAATGGGAAGCAAAAAGCCTATAGCCAACAATAACAACGAAACAGAAAAAGGCTTAAATCGAAGAGTAGAAGTATATCTTTATCCAACTACTAAAAAATAG
- a CDS encoding tetratricopeptide repeat protein produces the protein MKYLYNIITILGLFSLLQWNNANAQTLSLKESEEIKLVAQRKIQNGYKDLLNFITDESIGDAEKLATIKDSYGNSNIQVFYNNQTILEDDINPNYYNNANIHDLTVEKYLNNLDILYTKGTENSIDLNIISTSNVKQGSNYMYIKVYFESLFNNKHKTINIPYRKTQRVAELRITKNGKKWVANITRVAFGNTSEENGKDDIVIKTETSNEPIASNTEAETTQNDDQKKEQSDFQRHLSDADDAFKSKEFELSIQAYLEALKKDKDDYGKTFYIKKQISLAKREILKEQELKKQEEERLAQKQKEQNYLRFIAEAKLWQRKRDYNKSIQQYQSAFRIKPDSAYLYQETIRELNKELNIKTETDEMFLAGNFKELKKKYDNYIKKDKSNSDYFLGRAKCAIQLGDSPKSILEDLNESINLDFQNVGALSTRAEYYVSQNNIPKAIADYTSVLSIEPDNAAIYNTRAALKIRTNNLQGAFDDYDKAVELDPKNPQYYFERASLHTQNSAWQKAISDYSANITLNPNAVLAYYYRGNAQFNLQHYKEAGLDFGKAIELQLQDDLYKIIRDRSETFFLTGDKALINGDINEARTNFTNSVLTLPANSRAWYKIGECYFVEKNFTKAIENYTTAIVHNEAYDDAFYKRGVSKYNLGHYKESIEDFHKTNTIVSNYFDALLYEGRALMQLQDFKNAIVIFQRIKISKSSIEKSYSKEFFANMHHYLGVSMVQEKYFAEANLELTTAIKLNNEFSEAYFYRGLTFNELGKSDLALSDLNQTILLGPDTYQKQMAKGIALFYLNQFVQAAEAFQNSVDLDTLKKNISEAYRMKAYSLFKSEKYNEAINAFISTIDNKTGDLDVSIYRDLATCYLFDGQSGKALEIINASLKTNPDNTELNYLLACYYIQSTNIPEGLKVLEKLLTSKAIDPSFIKKDKLINVIDNKLRSTKEFKELIKRTSK, from the coding sequence ATGAAATATCTATACAATATTATTACTATTTTGGGGCTTTTTTCGCTATTGCAATGGAACAATGCAAACGCCCAAACGCTAAGCCTCAAAGAAAGTGAAGAAATCAAGCTTGTAGCTCAACGAAAAATACAAAATGGCTATAAAGATTTGCTCAACTTTATCACCGATGAGTCTATCGGTGATGCCGAAAAGCTCGCCACTATCAAGGATAGTTACGGTAATAGTAATATCCAGGTTTTTTACAATAATCAAACTATTCTTGAGGACGACATCAACCCTAATTACTATAACAACGCCAATATCCATGATTTAACCGTTGAGAAATACCTCAATAACCTTGATATTCTGTACACAAAAGGTACCGAAAACAGTATCGACCTAAATATTATTAGTACTTCCAATGTAAAACAAGGAAGCAATTATATGTATATCAAAGTATATTTTGAAAGTTTGTTTAATAATAAACACAAAACTATTAATATACCTTATCGCAAAACTCAGCGTGTGGCCGAGCTTCGTATCACCAAAAATGGCAAAAAATGGGTAGCCAATATTACCCGAGTTGCCTTTGGAAATACTTCGGAAGAAAATGGCAAAGATGATATTGTTATCAAAACTGAAACATCTAACGAGCCTATTGCCAGCAATACCGAAGCCGAAACTACCCAGAACGACGACCAAAAAAAAGAACAATCCGACTTCCAACGTCATTTGTCCGATGCCGACGATGCCTTCAAATCCAAAGAATTTGAATTGTCGATTCAGGCGTATCTCGAAGCCCTCAAAAAAGATAAAGACGATTACGGTAAAACATTCTATATCAAAAAACAAATTTCGCTTGCCAAACGTGAGATATTGAAAGAACAAGAACTAAAAAAGCAAGAAGAAGAAAGATTAGCTCAGAAGCAAAAAGAACAAAACTATCTACGGTTCATTGCTGAAGCTAAACTATGGCAACGCAAACGAGACTATAACAAGTCTATTCAGCAATATCAATCAGCCTTTAGGATTAAACCTGATTCGGCTTATTTGTACCAAGAAACTATCCGAGAACTCAACAAAGAATTGAATATCAAAACAGAAACTGACGAAATGTTTCTGGCAGGTAATTTCAAAGAACTCAAAAAAAAATACGATAACTATATCAAAAAAGACAAGTCAAATTCCGATTACTTTTTAGGTCGTGCCAAATGTGCTATCCAGTTGGGCGATTCCCCTAAAAGTATTCTTGAAGACCTCAATGAATCCATCAACCTTGATTTTCAAAATGTTGGTGCTTTATCGACAAGAGCAGAATACTATGTTTCTCAAAACAATATACCCAAAGCCATTGCCGATTATACAAGCGTACTGAGTATCGAGCCAGACAATGCTGCCATTTATAATACAAGGGCTGCTTTGAAAATTCGTACCAATAACCTCCAAGGGGCTTTTGATGACTACGACAAGGCTGTCGAGCTAGACCCCAAAAACCCTCAGTACTACTTTGAACGGGCTTCGTTACATACCCAAAATAGTGCATGGCAAAAAGCCATTTCTGATTATTCGGCAAATATTACCCTCAATCCCAATGCTGTTTTGGCTTATTATTATAGAGGAAATGCCCAATTCAATCTTCAACATTATAAAGAAGCAGGACTCGACTTTGGCAAAGCAATAGAGCTACAACTCCAAGATGATTTATACAAAATTATCAGAGACCGCTCTGAAACATTTTTTCTTACAGGCGACAAAGCCTTAATCAATGGCGACATCAACGAGGCTCGTACCAATTTTACCAATAGTGTTTTGACATTACCTGCCAACTCTAGGGCATGGTACAAAATCGGTGAATGTTATTTTGTAGAGAAAAACTTTACCAAAGCCATCGAAAATTATACCACGGCAATTGTTCATAACGAAGCCTATGATGATGCTTTCTACAAAAGAGGCGTATCTAAATACAACTTAGGACACTACAAAGAGAGTATCGAAGATTTCCACAAAACCAATACCATTGTATCAAACTATTTTGATGCCTTATTGTATGAAGGGCGAGCCTTAATGCAATTACAGGATTTCAAAAATGCCATAGTTATTTTTCAAAGAATCAAAATCTCAAAATCAAGTATCGAAAAAAGCTATTCAAAAGAGTTTTTTGCCAATATGCACCACTATCTGGGGGTTTCGATGGTACAAGAAAAATATTTTGCTGAAGCCAACCTCGAACTTACTACAGCTATCAAACTAAATAATGAATTTTCGGAGGCATATTTCTATAGGGGCTTAACATTCAATGAACTTGGCAAAAGCGACCTTGCCTTATCCGACCTCAACCAAACCATTTTGCTAGGGCCCGATACCTACCAAAAACAAATGGCCAAGGGGATTGCTTTATTTTACTTAAACCAATTTGTACAGGCTGCCGAAGCTTTCCAAAACTCAGTAGATTTGGATACGCTCAAAAAAAATATAAGCGAGGCTTATCGGATGAAAGCTTATAGTTTGTTTAAATCCGAAAAATACAATGAGGCCATCAATGCCTTTATTAGTACGATTGACAACAAAACAGGAGATTTGGATGTATCTATCTACCGAGACCTAGCCACCTGCTATCTATTTGATGGTCAAAGTGGTAAAGCACTCGAAATTATTAACGCATCGCTAAAGACCAACCCCGACAACACCGAATTGAATTACTTACTGGCTTGTTATTATATACAAAGTACAAATATTCCTGAAGGCTTAAAGGTTTTAGAAAAATTACTAACCAGTAAAGCCATCGACCCTAGTTTTATCAAGAAAGATAAACTCATTAATGTTATTGATAATAAACTTAGAAGTACCAAAGAGTTTAAAGAATTAATCAAAAGAACCTCTAAATAG
- a CDS encoding Hsp70 family protein: MNLGIDLGSSNTLVATLTKDNTPIIIPDNLDKHAETTPSAIIIDNEKAIVGSLAKNIYQAYPDKNLYIFFKRHFGSYVPLGYTASNIPVFSETLAAIMLKKVMYDAKLFINEDIDKVVVTVPSHYNDLQRRSVMEAAKLANLKLTSLLDEPIAAALYYLDEHTTSSEELILIYDLGGGTFDLSVLTKNHEQIHVVAKGGINDIGGEEFDQIIINKIKSVYQQAFGIAIKDTYYNNNLLKTLAEESKIILNQTGKGLERWFYFDNRFFRVFFDITEYNLFALEIIKKTEDCVKDTLKVLGLHIANISQIILIGGASNSKLLYQYWSNIINPSYQKIIYHQPLTSVSKGAAIYANSFTSGKGKLQSNLDLKNVSSYNIAIRPKNSTDLELVVHKNIPLPIVGRSIIQLDKRQKNTELELCQYLDRKDFTQKLGIITIDNNLAMHASHIELVIENKVDGTIGIKVLNTHTGAPLKFSFVNSTSEAKYDFSHQKTLLDSLFINNVVD, encoded by the coding sequence ATGAATTTGGGCATAGATTTGGGTTCAAGCAATACATTAGTAGCAACACTCACAAAAGATAATACTCCCATTATCATTCCCGATAATCTTGATAAACATGCCGAAACAACACCAAGTGCAATTATCATAGATAACGAAAAGGCTATTGTTGGCAGCTTGGCCAAAAATATTTATCAGGCATACCCTGATAAAAACCTATATATTTTCTTTAAACGACACTTTGGGTCGTACGTACCTTTGGGGTACACCGCAAGCAATATTCCAGTATTTAGCGAAACACTGGCAGCAATTATGCTCAAAAAGGTTATGTATGATGCCAAACTTTTTATCAATGAAGACATCGACAAAGTCGTAGTAACTGTGCCATCGCATTACAATGACTTACAACGACGCTCAGTAATGGAAGCGGCCAAACTTGCTAATCTAAAGCTAACGTCTCTGCTTGATGAACCCATTGCTGCAGCTTTATACTATTTGGACGAACACACAACCTCTAGTGAAGAGCTAATCTTGATTTATGACCTCGGAGGCGGCACTTTCGATTTATCGGTACTAACCAAAAACCACGAACAAATTCATGTGGTGGCCAAAGGAGGAATCAATGATATTGGTGGCGAAGAGTTTGACCAAATTATTATTAACAAAATCAAAAGTGTTTATCAGCAGGCTTTTGGCATAGCCATAAAAGACACCTATTATAACAATAACTTACTCAAAACTTTGGCCGAAGAAAGCAAAATTATCTTGAATCAAACAGGAAAAGGGCTAGAACGGTGGTTTTACTTCGACAACCGATTCTTTAGGGTATTTTTTGATATTACCGAATACAACCTGTTTGCCCTTGAAATTATTAAAAAAACTGAAGATTGCGTTAAAGATACCCTTAAAGTACTAGGCTTACATATCGCTAATATTAGCCAGATAATTCTTATTGGTGGGGCTAGTAATAGCAAATTGCTATACCAATACTGGAGTAATATTATTAATCCTAGCTATCAAAAAATCATTTATCATCAACCCCTCACGAGTGTATCTAAAGGGGCTGCTATTTATGCCAATAGCTTTACCAGTGGGAAAGGAAAGTTGCAATCGAACCTCGACCTCAAAAATGTAAGTTCTTATAACATAGCCATTCGCCCCAAAAACTCAACTGATCTAGAGTTGGTTGTCCATAAAAACATTCCGCTTCCTATAGTTGGGCGAAGTATTATTCAACTTGATAAACGCCAAAAAAACACCGAACTAGAACTATGCCAATACCTTGACAGAAAGGATTTTACACAAAAATTAGGCATAATTACTATCGACAACAATCTGGCGATGCACGCAAGCCATATAGAATTAGTAATCGAAAATAAAGTAGACGGTACTATCGGTATCAAGGTATTGAATACCCATACAGGAGCTCCGCTAAAATTTAGCTTTGTCAATAGTACTTCTGAAGCAAAATACGATTTCTCCCATCAAAAAACTTTGTTAGATTCTCTATTTATCAATAATGTCGTTGATTAG
- a CDS encoding FHA domain-containing protein has translation MNRNEIIEFLSLSSGTPDDELVKAVAEKEKYFKSLVNNAPTSLLKKVYEKNIEKLAEFKTFLLRPSQNFDTPVIKPELDWPEVSNNSSNETQSVIQEPAWLIRHTENSTSIAFTLKQGLNTIGRATEGKKLDVSIEHDMFVSRKHAIIEIIDNAYFLYDVSEIGEKPSKNGVFVNGNDKRLQGKYSLNEGDTLQFGKTKLVFKINTQRTVADVVNEVSNTDYMRTVVINIL, from the coding sequence ATGAACCGAAATGAAATAATAGAATTTTTGTCGCTATCATCGGGTACTCCTGATGACGAACTGGTAAAAGCTGTTGCTGAAAAAGAAAAATACTTCAAAAGCTTAGTCAATAACGCACCAACCAGCCTATTAAAAAAGGTATATGAAAAAAATATAGAAAAACTCGCGGAATTTAAGACTTTCTTGCTCCGTCCTAGCCAAAATTTTGACACACCTGTCATTAAGCCCGAATTAGATTGGCCCGAGGTAAGTAATAATTCGTCAAACGAAACCCAGTCGGTAATTCAAGAGCCAGCTTGGCTGATTAGGCATACAGAAAACAGTACGTCTATTGCCTTTACCCTCAAGCAAGGGCTCAATACTATTGGGCGGGCTACCGAAGGCAAAAAACTCGACGTAAGTATCGAACACGATATGTTTGTGAGTCGAAAACATGCTATTATTGAGATTATTGATAATGCTTACTTTTTATATGATGTAAGTGAAATAGGAGAAAAACCCTCAAAAAACGGCGTATTTGTAAATGGCAACGATAAAAGGCTTCAAGGTAAATATTCCCTTAACGAAGGAGATACCCTTCAATTTGGTAAAACCAAACTGGTTTTCAAAATAAATACTCAGCGTACTGTAGCTGATGTCGTAAATGAAGTAAGTAACACAGACTATATGCGTACAGTCGTAATCAATATACTATGA